The uncultured Dysgonomonas sp. genome contains the following window.
AAAAATGCTTTGGACTATTATTCACTTCGTGGCAGCAAACAAGCAGAAGATATAACACGGATATCACAGGTTTCATATGAAAAAGGAGAAATAGATTATGTCGAGTATATCCAGAATTTAAAGACCGCAGTAGAGATACATTTGCTATATGCAAATGCTATCAATGACTACAATCAAACAATCATTATGTTAAACTACCTGCAAGGAAATAAATAACAAAAAATTATGAAAACAATATATATAGCGATAATTGCTTTGTCTCTTATATTTTTAGGGTCATGTGGACAGAAGCCTAAAAATGAGGCTGAAAAAGAAAAAGAAGGTACAGAAGAATCTCATGGTGGCGAATCGGTAGAAGTAGAGCTAACCGAATCACAAATGAAAGCTGTGGATATTCAACTTGGCAAAATTGAACAGAGAGACTTAAATAGTATTATTCGAGTAAATGGCGAAATGGCCTTGGATCCACAGAAAAAAGCGGAGGTAACCTCTTTGTTAGGAGGGATCATCAAACAGGTAATGGTGATTGAAGGTCGAGCCGTGAGTGCCGGACAAGCTGTAGCCTATCTCGAAAATACGGAAATAGTGGAGTTGCAAAAGAATTATCTGACAACTAAAAAAGAGGCATTGATTGCCGATCAAGAATACAGAAGACAAAAAGATTTATCCACTCAAGGTGCAGGGGTTGAAAAAACTTTGCAGCAGGCAACAGCTAATTACGAGATAACTAAAGCGCAGCTAACAGGTTTGGAAAAGCAGCTAAGACAATTATCCATTAGCCCCGAACAGGTTTCTTCAGGTAATATGGTTACTCAAATTCCGATAAAAACGCCTATTTCAGGAACTGTCAGCAAAATCAATATCAGTACCGGAAGTTATGTCGATATGCAAACACCACTAATGAGTATTACCGATAATGCAGGTATACACTGCGATGTTAAAGTCTTTGAAAAAGATATTAATATGGTAAGAATCGGACAGGAAGTGGATATTACCCTCACCAACCAACCCGGTGTTAATCTGAAAGGTGAGATTTATGAAATCAACAAGTCTTTCGAAGGGGATACCAAGGCAATTATCGTTCATGCAAATATAAAAGGTAAGACA
Protein-coding sequences here:
- a CDS encoding efflux RND transporter periplasmic adaptor subunit, whose product is MKTIYIAIIALSLIFLGSCGQKPKNEAEKEKEGTEESHGGESVEVELTESQMKAVDIQLGKIEQRDLNSIIRVNGEMALDPQKKAEVTSLLGGIIKQVMVIEGRAVSAGQAVAYLENTEIVELQKNYLTTKKEALIADQEYRRQKDLSTQGAGVEKTLQQATANYEITKAQLTGLEKQLRQLSISPEQVSSGNMVTQIPIKTPISGTVSKINISTGSYVDMQTPLMSITDNAGIHCDVKVFEKDINMVRIGQEVDITLTNQPGVNLKGEIYEINKSFEGDTKAIIVHANIKGKTDIKLIPGMYVTGLINVGKQKTDAVPNDAIISNEGKKYIFVLEKEANEEGVKTYHFERIEVLTGISELGYTQITPVNKLEEGVTIVKANAFYLASMSTDHGEHGH